A genome region from Chloroflexota bacterium includes the following:
- the rbfA gene encoding 30S ribosome-binding factor RbfA: protein MSRRTERLNHFIRDEITQLLQREIKDPRLAVFVTVTRVSISPDLRHVKVFVSILGTESEKTEAMKALGTASGFLRRELGPRLRLRNSPELSFCYDDSIEQASKVFQLMSQLATEEAGGQEPGEH, encoded by the coding sequence ATGAGTCGGCGCACTGAGCGGCTGAATCACTTCATTCGCGATGAAATCACCCAGTTACTGCAACGCGAAATCAAGGACCCCAGGCTTGCGGTCTTTGTTACGGTGACCCGCGTCTCGATCTCTCCTGATTTACGCCATGTCAAGGTGTTTGTCAGTATTCTGGGAACTGAGAGTGAGAAAACAGAAGCCATGAAGGCTTTGGGTACTGCCTCAGGTTTCCTCCGCAGGGAGCTGGGCCCGCGGCTCAGATTGCGAAATAGCCCCGAATTGAGCTTTTGCTACGATGATTCTATAGAGCAGGCAAGTAAGGTTTTCCAGCTAATGAGCCAGTTAGCTACTGAAGAAGCTGGAGGACAGGAACC